A genomic region of Colletotrichum destructivum chromosome 5, complete sequence contains the following coding sequences:
- a CDS encoding Putative Zinc finger, RING-type, translating into MATQYEIEHNIKPGPSTQEGTRRIDMSSFTSFLTNLTTADAPSADRHTNPHATPTPVDAAALYHLLQQQFQTLFSTAPNADNARFLSGLVEALERDIASPPTEIPGVSQEYLDSLERVPKKALREDEACPICAEKFLDDRYPLVVELPCHSSHRFDLECVSPWLRSKGSCPMCRKDLTKKKDQIVVPDDDEDNDDPDGLYA; encoded by the exons ATGGCAACGCAGTACGAAA TCGAGCACAACATCAAGCCCGGGCCCTCGACCCAGGAAGGGACCCGCCGCATCGACATGTCCTCCTTTACCTCCTTCCTCACAAACCTCACCACAGCCGACGCGCCCTCGGCAGACCGCCACACGAACCCACATGCGACGCCTACCcccgttgacgccgccgctctctaccacctcctccaacaGCAGTTCCAGACACTCTTCTCCACCGCCCCCAACGCTGACAACGCCCGCTTTCTGTcgggcctcgtcgaagccCTCGAGCGCGACATCGCCAGCCCTCCCACCGAGATCCCCGGCGTCTCGCAGGAGTATCTCGACTCCCTCGAACGCGTCCCCAAGAAGGCGCTtcgcgaggacgaggcctGCCCCATTTGCGCCGAGAAGTTTCTCGACGACCGCTacccgctcgtcgtcgagctgccgTGCCACAGCAGCCACCGATTCGACCTTGAGTGCGTGAGCCCCTGGCTGCGCAGCAAGGGCAGCTGTCCCATGTGCCGCAAGGACctgaccaagaagaaggatcAGATCGTCGTGccagacgatgacgaggacaaCGACGACCCGGATGGGTTGTATGCATAG